In Alteromonas sp. V450, the following proteins share a genomic window:
- the dusA gene encoding tRNA dihydrouridine(20/20a) synthase DusA → MPDIKVLNESSVKPAIDRRFSVAPMLDWTDRHCRYFLRLMSKHTLLYTEMVTTGAIIYGKGDYLGFNQEEHPVAVQLGGSDPTDMAKCAELSQARGYDEVNINVGCPSDRVKNGSFGACLMAQPEVVARCVKAMQASVDIPVTVKCRIGIDDMDEDEDFARFIDIVADAGCDTFIVHARKAWLQGLSPKENREIPPLNYPRVHKLKQARPELSISINGGIKTLADTQRQLQYVDGVMVGREVYANPYIMSCVDKDVFGDSNAQSLSRREIVIQMQQYIERQDDPYFKPWHAARHILGLYQGQAGGRIWRRYLSQNGTGKNPDPNLLLNALDAVESAQREVSQFQKSNEVEK, encoded by the coding sequence GTGCCTGATATTAAAGTTTTAAATGAGAGTTCTGTTAAGCCCGCTATCGACAGGCGCTTCTCGGTGGCACCAATGCTGGATTGGACAGACAGGCACTGTCGTTATTTTTTGCGATTAATGTCTAAGCATACGCTTCTCTATACGGAAATGGTGACGACCGGCGCGATTATATATGGTAAAGGTGACTATTTAGGTTTTAACCAAGAGGAACACCCTGTAGCGGTTCAGCTGGGTGGGAGTGATCCTACTGACATGGCAAAGTGTGCAGAGTTATCTCAAGCACGCGGTTATGATGAAGTGAACATTAACGTAGGTTGCCCCAGTGATAGGGTTAAGAACGGCAGCTTTGGTGCATGTTTGATGGCACAGCCAGAAGTGGTAGCACGTTGCGTTAAAGCCATGCAGGCTTCGGTAGATATTCCTGTCACCGTGAAGTGCCGAATTGGGATTGACGATATGGACGAAGATGAGGACTTTGCTCGCTTCATCGATATAGTTGCAGATGCGGGGTGTGATACTTTTATTGTTCATGCCAGAAAAGCCTGGCTACAGGGACTAAGCCCGAAAGAAAATCGTGAAATACCACCTTTGAATTATCCCCGGGTCCACAAGTTGAAGCAGGCGCGCCCTGAGTTATCAATAAGCATTAATGGCGGGATAAAAACGCTGGCAGATACACAACGTCAGTTGCAATATGTTGACGGCGTAATGGTAGGCAGAGAGGTCTATGCTAATCCATACATCATGTCTTGCGTAGATAAGGACGTATTTGGAGATTCCAATGCACAGAGCCTTTCGCGCCGCGAAATTGTGATTCAAATGCAACAATATATAGAGCGACAAGATGATCCATATTTTAAGCCTTGGCACGCAGCACGCCATATTTTAGGACTCTATCAAGGGCAAGCGGGTGGCCGAATTTGGCGAAGGTATTTGAGTCAGAATGGTACGGGAAAAAATCCGGATCCTAATTTGCTTTTAAACGCACTCGACGCGGTAGAAAGTGCGCAGCGCGAGGTAAGCCAATTTCAAAAAAGCAATGAAGTTGAGAAGTAG